The Buttiauxella selenatireducens genome has a window encoding:
- a CDS encoding SprT family zinc-dependent metalloprotease, producing MKSPRLPIAIQQAVMRCLREKLQQANQHLGRNYPEPKLVYQQRGTAAGTAWMDSYEIRLNPVLLMENQQTFIDEVVPHELAHLLVWKHFGRVAPHGKEWKWMMESVLGVPARRTHKFEVQSVRKNTFPYRCRCQLHQLTVRRHNRVVRGEAEYRCVQCGDLLKPDATTPCN from the coding sequence ATGAAATCCCCAAGACTCCCCATCGCAATCCAACAGGCCGTTATGCGCTGCCTGCGGGAAAAACTCCAACAGGCCAATCAACACCTGGGACGAAATTATCCCGAACCGAAACTGGTCTATCAGCAGCGTGGCACCGCTGCGGGCACCGCATGGATGGATAGCTACGAAATTCGTCTAAATCCCGTGCTGTTGATGGAAAATCAGCAAACCTTCATTGATGAAGTTGTCCCGCACGAACTGGCTCATTTGTTGGTCTGGAAACACTTTGGTCGCGTTGCACCACACGGCAAAGAGTGGAAATGGATGATGGAAAGCGTGCTTGGCGTTCCTGCAAGGCGCACACACAAATTTGAAGTGCAATCGGTGCGTAAGAATACCTTCCCTTATCGCTGCCGCTGCCAATTACACCAACTTACGGTCAGGCGTCATAACCGTGTCGTACGTGGTGAAGCGGAATACCGCTGTGTTCAATGCGGCGACCTGTTAAAGCCAGACGCTACAACTCCCTGTAATTAA
- the metK gene encoding methionine adenosyltransferase produces the protein MAKHLFTSESVSEGHPDKIADQISDAVLDAILEQDPKARVACETYVKTGMVLVGGEITTSAWVDIEEITRQTVREIGYVHSDMGFDANSCAVLSAIGKQSPDINQGVDRTDPLEQGAGDQGLMFGYATNETDVLMPAPITYAHRLVQRQAEVRKNGSLPWLRPDAKSQITFQYDDGKIVGIDAVVLSTQHSEDVALKTLQEAVMEEIIKPVLPAEWLNASTKFHINPTGRFVIGGPMGDCGLTGRKIIVDTYGGMARHGGGAFSGKDPSKVDRSAAYAARYVAKNIVAAGLADRCEIQVSYAIGVAEPTSIMVETFGTEKISTEQLTLLVREFFDLRPYGLIQMLDLLHPIYKETAAYGHFGREHFPWEKTDKAELLREAAGLK, from the coding sequence ATGGCCAAACACCTCTTTACGTCCGAGTCTGTATCAGAAGGACATCCCGATAAAATCGCTGACCAAATCTCTGACGCGGTTCTTGATGCAATCCTCGAGCAGGATCCAAAAGCTCGCGTAGCGTGTGAAACTTACGTCAAAACCGGCATGGTTCTGGTTGGCGGCGAAATCACCACCAGCGCATGGGTTGATATCGAAGAAATCACCCGCCAGACCGTCCGCGAAATCGGTTATGTGCATTCTGATATGGGCTTTGATGCCAACTCTTGTGCTGTTCTGAGTGCTATCGGTAAACAGTCACCTGACATTAACCAGGGCGTTGACCGTACCGATCCACTGGAACAAGGCGCTGGCGACCAGGGTCTGATGTTTGGTTATGCGACCAACGAAACTGACGTGCTGATGCCTGCGCCGATCACTTACGCACACCGTCTGGTTCAACGCCAGGCTGAAGTCCGTAAGAATGGCTCACTGCCGTGGTTGCGTCCGGATGCAAAAAGCCAGATCACCTTCCAGTACGACGACGGTAAAATCGTCGGTATTGATGCCGTGGTTCTGTCGACCCAGCATTCCGAAGACGTTGCGTTGAAAACACTGCAAGAAGCGGTGATGGAAGAAATCATTAAACCGGTTCTGCCAGCAGAATGGTTGAACGCTTCCACCAAATTCCACATCAACCCGACTGGCCGTTTTGTTATCGGTGGCCCAATGGGTGACTGCGGTCTGACCGGTCGTAAAATTATCGTTGATACCTACGGCGGTATGGCTCGTCACGGTGGCGGTGCGTTCTCCGGTAAAGATCCTTCTAAAGTTGACCGTTCTGCGGCGTACGCGGCGCGTTATGTGGCGAAAAACATCGTTGCTGCTGGCCTTGCTGACCGTTGTGAAATCCAGGTTTCCTACGCAATCGGCGTGGCAGAGCCAACGTCAATCATGGTTGAAACCTTCGGTACTGAGAAAATCTCTACCGAACAACTGACCCTGTTGGTACGCGAGTTCTTCGACCTGCGTCCATACGGCCTGATCCAGATGCTGGATCTGCTGCACCCAATCTACAAAGAAACCGCGGCATACGGTCACTTTGGTCGTGAGCATTTCCCTTGGGAAAAAACCGACAAAGCAGAATTGCTGCGTGAAGCTGCCGGTCTGAAATAA
- the speA gene encoding biosynthetic arginine decarboxylase, translated as MSDKISSVSGSSVGEQDVHRSMQEVAMSSQEASKMLRTYNIAWWGNNYYDVNELGHITVCPDPDVPQARVDLAELVKAREAQGQRLPALFCFPQILQHRLRSINAAFKRARESYGYNGDYFLVYPIKVNQHRRVIESLIHSGEPLGLEAGSKAELMAVLAHAGMTRSVIVCNGYKDREYIRLALIGEKMGHKVYLVIEKMSEIRIVLEEAERLNVVPRLGVRARLASQGSGKWQSSGGEKSKFGLAAVQVLQLVEMLREAGRIDSLQLLHFHLGSQMANIRDIATGVRESARFYVELHKMGVNIECFDVGGGLGVDYEGTRSQSDCSVNYGLNEYANNIIWAIGDACEEHGLPHPTVITESGRAVTAHHTVLVSNIIGVERNEYTTPTAPAEDASRALQSMWETWGEMHEPNNRRSLREWLHDSQNDLHDIHTGYSAGNFSLQERAWAEQLYLSMCHEIQRLLDPSNRAHRPIIDELQERMADKIYVNFSLFQSMPDAWGIDQLFPVLPLEGLNQIPERRAVLLDITCDSDGAIDHYIDGDGIATTMPMPEYDAENPPLLGFFMVGAYQEILGNMHNLFGDTEAVDVFVFPDGSVEVELSDEGDTVADMLQYVQLDPNTLLTHFRDQVKQTDLDAGLQQQFLEEFEAGLYGYTYLEDE; from the coding sequence ATGTCTGACAAAATCTCTTCTGTTTCGGGTTCGTCAGTGGGCGAGCAGGATGTACACCGCTCCATGCAGGAGGTTGCCATGAGCTCCCAGGAAGCCAGCAAAATGCTGCGTACTTACAATATTGCCTGGTGGGGCAATAACTATTACGACGTCAACGAACTCGGTCACATTACCGTTTGCCCGGACCCAGATGTTCCACAAGCGCGTGTTGATCTCGCTGAACTCGTAAAAGCCCGTGAAGCGCAGGGGCAGCGTTTGCCTGCACTGTTCTGTTTCCCGCAGATTTTACAGCATCGCCTGCGTTCGATTAACGCCGCGTTCAAACGTGCTCGTGAATCTTACGGTTATAACGGTGACTACTTCCTCGTTTATCCAATCAAGGTGAACCAGCACCGCCGCGTCATTGAATCGTTGATTCATTCTGGCGAACCGCTGGGTCTTGAAGCCGGTTCTAAAGCTGAATTGATGGCTGTGTTAGCGCATGCGGGCATGACGCGTTCAGTTATCGTGTGTAACGGCTATAAAGACCGTGAATACATCCGCCTGGCGTTGATCGGCGAGAAGATGGGCCACAAGGTTTATCTGGTCATCGAGAAGATGTCAGAAATTCGCATCGTGCTGGAAGAAGCCGAGCGTCTGAATGTGGTGCCGCGTCTTGGTGTGCGTGCGCGTCTGGCGTCGCAAGGTTCCGGTAAATGGCAGTCTTCTGGCGGCGAGAAATCCAAATTTGGTCTGGCGGCGGTTCAGGTTCTGCAACTGGTTGAAATGTTGCGTGAAGCGGGTCGTATCGACAGCCTGCAATTACTGCACTTCCACCTCGGTTCGCAAATGGCGAACATTCGCGATATCGCCACTGGCGTACGTGAATCAGCGCGCTTCTACGTTGAACTGCACAAGATGGGCGTTAACATCGAATGTTTCGATGTCGGCGGTGGTCTGGGCGTGGATTATGAAGGTACGCGTTCGCAGTCCGATTGTTCGGTCAACTATGGCCTGAACGAATACGCGAACAACATCATTTGGGCGATTGGTGATGCATGTGAAGAACATGGCCTGCCGCACCCAACGGTGATTACCGAGTCTGGCCGTGCGGTGACCGCGCACCACACCGTGCTGGTTTCTAACATCATCGGTGTCGAGCGCAACGAATACACCACGCCAACGGCTCCTGCTGAAGATGCATCGCGCGCGCTGCAAAGCATGTGGGAAACCTGGGGTGAAATGCACGAGCCGAATAACCGTCGCTCGCTGCGCGAATGGCTGCACGATAGCCAGAACGATCTGCATGATATCCACACCGGCTATTCGGCGGGGAACTTCTCCTTGCAGGAACGTGCCTGGGCAGAGCAACTTTATCTGAGCATGTGCCATGAAATTCAGCGCCTGCTGGATCCAAGCAACCGTGCGCACCGTCCGATTATTGACGAACTGCAAGAGCGTATGGCGGATAAAATTTACGTCAACTTCTCGCTATTCCAGTCAATGCCGGATGCATGGGGTATCGACCAGCTGTTCCCGGTACTGCCGTTAGAAGGGCTGAACCAGATCCCTGAGCGCCGCGCTGTTCTGTTGGATATCACCTGCGATTCCGACGGTGCTATCGATCACTATATCGACGGTGACGGTATTGCGACCACTATGCCAATGCCAGAATACGATGCGGAAAACCCGCCTCTGCTGGGCTTCTTTATGGTCGGTGCTTACCAGGAAATTCTGGGCAACATGCACAACTTGTTCGGCGATACTGAAGCGGTTGATGTGTTTGTATTCCCTGATGGTAGCGTGGAAGTTGAGCTTTCTGATGAAGGCGATACCGTTGCGGATATGCTCCAGTATGTACAGCTCGACCCGAACACGCTGCTGACTCATTTCCGCGATCAGGTGAAACAGACCGATCTGGATGCTGGCTTACAGCAGCAGTTCCTTGAAGAGTTTGAAGCGGGTTTGTACGGCTATACTTATTTAGAAGACGAGTAG
- the gshB gene encoding glutathione synthase: MIKLGIVMDPIANINIKKDSSFAMLLEAQRRGYELHYMEMADLYLINGEAHARTRLISVEQNYDKWVEFGSEQDIQLADLDVILMRKDPPFDTEFIYATYILERAEEQGTLIVNKPQSLRDCNEKLFTAWFADLTPETLVTRNKAQLKAFWQKHGDIILKPLDGMGGTSIFRVKEGDPNIGVIAETLTELGNRYCMAQNYLPAIVDGDKRVLVVDGEPVPYCLARIPQGGETRGNLAAGGRGEPRPLTDSDWEIARRVGPTLKAKGLIFVGLDIIGDRLTEINVTSPTCIREIEAEFPVSITGMLFDAIEKRLAK; encoded by the coding sequence ATGATCAAGCTCGGCATCGTGATGGACCCCATCGCAAACATTAACATCAAGAAAGACTCCAGTTTTGCCATGTTGCTGGAAGCACAGCGCCGTGGATACGAACTCCACTATATGGAAATGGCAGATCTGTATTTGATCAACGGTGAAGCGCACGCACGCACACGTCTGATCAGTGTCGAGCAGAACTACGATAAATGGGTCGAATTTGGTAGTGAGCAAGATATCCAGCTTGCCGATCTCGACGTTATTTTAATGCGTAAAGATCCGCCTTTTGATACCGAATTTATCTACGCGACCTACATTCTTGAGCGTGCAGAAGAACAAGGCACGCTGATCGTTAACAAACCGCAAAGCCTGCGCGACTGTAACGAAAAGCTGTTCACCGCCTGGTTTGCTGATTTGACCCCAGAAACGCTGGTAACCCGTAACAAAGCGCAGCTTAAAGCGTTCTGGCAAAAACACGGCGACATCATTCTCAAGCCGCTGGACGGCATGGGCGGCACATCAATCTTCCGCGTTAAAGAAGGCGATCCTAACATCGGCGTCATTGCTGAAACGCTGACTGAACTCGGTAATCGTTACTGCATGGCACAAAACTACCTGCCTGCTATTGTCGATGGCGACAAACGTGTTCTGGTCGTCGATGGCGAACCCGTTCCGTATTGCCTGGCGCGTATTCCACAAGGTGGCGAAACCCGTGGCAATCTGGCCGCCGGTGGCCGTGGCGAACCGCGTCCATTGACTGACAGCGATTGGGAAATTGCCCGCCGCGTCGGCCCAACATTGAAAGCCAAAGGGCTCATCTTTGTTGGTCTGGATATCATCGGCGATCGCCTGACCGAGATTAATGTCACCAGCCCAACATGCATTCGCGAAATCGAAGCCGAATTCCCGGTATCGATCACCGGAATGTTGTTCGACGCTATCGAGAAACGTCTGGCTAAATAA
- a CDS encoding sugar porter family MFS transporter: MPNTKKQGRSNKSMTFFVCFLAALAGLLFGLDIGVIAGALPFIAKDFQITAHQQEWVVSSMMFGAAVGAVGSGWLSFRIGRKYSLMIGAVLFVAGSLCSAFAPNTEILILSRVLLGLAVGVASYTAPLYLSEIAPEKIRGSMISMYQLMITIGILGAYLSDTAFSYSGSWRWMLGVITIPALILLVGVFFLPDSPRWFAAKRRFHDAERVLMRLRDTSAEAKRELEEIRESLKVKQSGWSLFKDNSNFRRAVFLGILLQVMQQFTGMNVIMYYAPKIFEIAGFTNTTQQMWGTVIVGLINVLATFIAIGLVDRWGRKPTLVLGFMVMAVGMGVLGTMLHIGIHSQGAQYFAIAMLLMFIVGFAMSAGPLIWVLCSEIQPLKGRDFGITCSTATNWIANMIVGATFLTMLNTLGNANTFWVYAALNLFFIVLTLWLIPETKHVSLEHIERNLMKGRRLREIGAHE; encoded by the coding sequence ATGCCTAATACAAAAAAACAAGGGCGCTCGAACAAAAGCATGACCTTTTTCGTCTGTTTCCTTGCAGCCCTGGCCGGTTTGTTATTTGGCCTGGATATCGGTGTTATCGCCGGTGCACTACCGTTTATTGCTAAAGATTTCCAGATTACTGCGCACCAGCAAGAATGGGTCGTCAGTTCGATGATGTTTGGTGCGGCTGTTGGTGCTGTTGGTAGCGGCTGGCTCTCTTTCCGCATCGGGCGTAAATACAGCCTGATGATTGGCGCAGTGCTTTTCGTTGCCGGTTCGCTTTGCTCTGCATTCGCGCCGAATACTGAAATCCTGATCCTCTCCCGCGTGCTGCTGGGCCTGGCAGTCGGTGTTGCGTCATATACCGCACCGCTTTATCTGTCTGAAATTGCACCAGAAAAAATTCGCGGCAGCATGATTTCGATGTACCAGTTGATGATTACCATCGGTATTCTCGGCGCTTACCTTTCTGACACCGCCTTCAGTTACAGCGGTTCATGGCGCTGGATGTTGGGGGTTATCACCATTCCTGCTCTGATTTTACTGGTAGGCGTGTTCTTCCTGCCGGACAGCCCGCGCTGGTTCGCTGCGAAACGTCGTTTCCACGATGCCGAACGCGTACTGATGCGTCTGCGTGATACCAGTGCAGAAGCAAAACGCGAACTGGAAGAAATCCGCGAAAGCCTGAAGGTTAAACAAAGCGGCTGGTCACTGTTTAAAGACAACAGTAACTTCCGTCGTGCGGTGTTCCTCGGCATCTTGCTTCAGGTCATGCAGCAGTTCACCGGTATGAACGTAATTATGTATTACGCACCGAAGATCTTTGAAATCGCAGGCTTCACCAACACCACTCAGCAAATGTGGGGCACCGTCATCGTTGGGCTTATCAACGTACTGGCGACCTTTATTGCTATCGGTCTGGTGGACAGATGGGGTCGTAAACCTACGTTGGTGCTGGGCTTCATGGTGATGGCGGTCGGCATGGGCGTATTGGGCACAATGCTGCACATCGGGATTCACTCTCAGGGTGCGCAATACTTCGCCATCGCGATGCTGTTAATGTTCATCGTAGGTTTTGCAATGAGTGCTGGCCCGCTGATTTGGGTGCTGTGTTCTGAAATTCAGCCGCTGAAAGGCCGTGATTTTGGTATCACTTGCTCGACCGCCACCAACTGGATTGCGAACATGATTGTCGGTGCAACATTCCTGACCATGCTTAACACTCTGGGCAACGCGAATACCTTCTGGGTCTATGCGGCGCTAAACCTGTTCTTTATTGTGCTGACTCTTTGGTTGATTCCAGAAACCAAACACGTTTCCCTGGAACACATTGAACGTAACTTAATGAAAGGCCGTCGCTTACGCGAGATTGGCGCTCACGAGTAA
- the speB gene encoding agmatinase, which yields MSTLGHQYDNSLVSNAFGFLRFPLNFMPYDSDADWVITGVPFDAATSGRAGGRHGPAAIRQVSTNLAWEGNRFPWNFDMRERLNVVDCGDLVYAFGDARDMSERLQAHAEKLLAAGKRMLSFGGDHFVTLPLLRAHAKHFGKMALVHFDAHTDTYANGCEFDHGTMFYTAPKEGLIDPNHSVQIGIRTEFDKDNGFTVLDAGQVNDRTVDDVLAQVKQIVGDMPVYLTFDIDCIDPAFAPGTGTPVIGGLTTDRALKLVRGLKDLNIVGMDVVEVAPAYDQSEITALAGATLALEMLYIQAAKKGE from the coding sequence ATGAGCACATTAGGCCATCAGTACGACAATTCCCTGGTATCCAATGCCTTCGGTTTTTTACGTTTTCCGCTGAACTTCATGCCCTATGACAGTGATGCTGATTGGGTTATTACAGGCGTTCCTTTTGACGCAGCAACGTCTGGTCGTGCGGGTGGACGCCACGGCCCTGCGGCTATTCGCCAGGTTTCTACCAACCTGGCATGGGAAGGCAACCGCTTCCCGTGGAACTTCGACATGCGTGAGCGCCTGAACGTTGTTGACTGTGGCGACCTGGTTTACGCTTTTGGTGACGCGCGTGATATGAGCGAACGTCTGCAAGCCCATGCAGAAAAACTGCTGGCTGCCGGTAAACGTATGCTCTCCTTCGGTGGCGACCACTTCGTGACTCTGCCGCTGCTGCGTGCTCACGCTAAGCACTTTGGCAAAATGGCACTGGTACATTTTGATGCGCACACTGACACCTACGCGAACGGCTGCGAGTTCGACCACGGCACAATGTTCTACACCGCGCCAAAAGAAGGTCTGATCGACCCGAACCATTCTGTGCAAATTGGTATTCGTACCGAGTTCGACAAAGACAACGGTTTTACCGTGCTGGACGCGGGCCAGGTGAATGACCGTACCGTTGACGACGTGCTGGCGCAGGTGAAGCAGATTGTTGGGGATATGCCGGTTTACCTGACATTTGACATCGACTGTATTGATCCTGCTTTTGCACCAGGTACCGGGACTCCGGTAATTGGCGGCCTGACAACTGACCGTGCGCTGAAGCTGGTTCGTGGTTTGAAAGATCTCAACATCGTGGGTATGGATGTCGTGGAAGTGGCTCCAGCTTATGACCAGTCTGAAATCACGGCGCTGGCAGGTGCAACGTTAGCGCTGGAAATGCTGTACATTCAGGCCGCTAAAAAAGGCGAGTAA
- the rsmE gene encoding 16S rRNA (uracil(1498)-N(3))-methyltransferase produces MRIPRIHHPEHLAVGQDVALCEDAANHVGRVLRMSAGHALQLFDGSNQIFDAEIVQADKKSVRVKVISATLDNRESPLHLHLGQVMSRGEKMEFTIQKAVELGVNVITPLFSERCGVKLDAERLHKKLTQWQKIAVAACEQCGRNIVPEVRPAMDLEAWCAELDNSLKLNLHPRANASINTLPQPVERVRLLIGPEGGLTADEIAMTARHQFTDILLGPRVLRTETTALTAITALQVRFGDLG; encoded by the coding sequence ATGCGTATCCCCCGCATTCATCATCCTGAACACCTCGCCGTCGGCCAGGACGTCGCACTTTGCGAAGATGCTGCGAACCACGTCGGTCGCGTATTGCGCATGAGCGCAGGCCACGCACTGCAATTATTTGATGGAAGTAATCAGATCTTTGACGCAGAAATCGTTCAGGCAGATAAGAAAAGTGTGCGAGTAAAGGTAATTAGTGCCACCCTCGATAACCGCGAATCCCCACTGCACCTACATCTCGGTCAGGTCATGTCTCGCGGTGAGAAAATGGAGTTCACGATTCAGAAAGCCGTCGAACTCGGCGTGAATGTGATTACCCCTTTGTTTTCTGAACGCTGTGGCGTAAAACTGGATGCCGAGCGTCTGCATAAGAAGCTCACGCAATGGCAGAAAATTGCCGTTGCTGCCTGCGAACAATGTGGCCGCAATATCGTGCCAGAAGTTCGCCCGGCAATGGACCTCGAAGCGTGGTGTGCAGAACTTGATAACAGCCTGAAGCTGAACCTCCATCCTCGCGCCAACGCCAGTATCAACACGTTGCCGCAACCTGTTGAACGTGTGCGTCTGCTGATTGGCCCTGAAGGCGGTTTAACGGCTGATGAAATTGCGATGACCGCACGCCATCAGTTTACTGATATTCTGTTGGGACCTCGCGTTCTGCGTACTGAGACTACCGCGCTCACCGCCATTACCGCGCTGCAAGTGCGTTTTGGCGACCTGGGCTAA
- the endA gene encoding deoxyribonuclease I, with product MSRKYSLAVAVIAALSSFSALSAGINNFSQAKAAGAKVNADAPGDFYCGCKISWEGKKGIPDLESCGYKVRKNENRATRIEWEHVVPAWQFGHQRQCWQDGGRKNCAKDPEYRKMESDMHNLQPAVGEVNADRNNFMYSQWNGGEGQYGQCEMKVDFKDKIAEPPARARGAIARTYFYMRDQYQLNLSRQQTQLFEAWNKQYPVTAWECERDERIAKVQGNHNPYVLRACQAQNS from the coding sequence ATGTCTCGCAAATATTCTTTGGCTGTTGCAGTTATTGCAGCCCTCTCCTCTTTTTCTGCACTCAGTGCTGGTATCAATAATTTCTCTCAAGCCAAAGCCGCTGGCGCAAAAGTGAATGCCGACGCGCCGGGCGACTTCTATTGTGGATGTAAAATCAGCTGGGAAGGGAAAAAGGGTATTCCCGATCTTGAGTCCTGCGGCTACAAAGTTCGGAAGAATGAAAATCGCGCGACGCGTATCGAGTGGGAGCACGTCGTACCGGCCTGGCAGTTCGGTCATCAGCGCCAGTGTTGGCAAGATGGCGGTCGTAAAAACTGTGCCAAAGACCCAGAATATCGCAAAATGGAAAGCGATATGCACAACCTGCAACCCGCAGTAGGCGAAGTAAACGCTGATCGTAACAACTTCATGTACAGCCAGTGGAATGGTGGTGAAGGGCAATACGGGCAGTGTGAAATGAAAGTCGACTTTAAAGATAAGATTGCCGAGCCACCAGCGCGGGCTCGCGGCGCTATCGCCCGCACCTACTTCTACATGCGTGACCAGTATCAGCTCAACCTTTCTCGCCAACAGACCCAGCTATTTGAGGCCTGGAATAAACAATATCCGGTCACAGCCTGGGAGTGCGAACGCGATGAGCGCATCGCTAAAGTTCAGGGCAATCATAACCCTTATGTGCTGCGGGCTTGCCAGGCACAAAACAGCTAA
- a CDS encoding M48 family metallopeptidase translates to MKMRPILLSLSVAALLSGCQNMDSNGLLASGAEAFQAYTLSDAQVKALSDKSCAELDSKASIAPASSEYAQRLNKIASALGDNINGMPVNYKVYVTKDVNAFAMANGCIRVYSGLMDMMNDNEVEAVIGHEMGHVALGHVKKGMQVALGTNAARVAAASAGGVVGSLSQSQLGDLGEKLVNAQFSQRQESEADDYSYDLLKKRGINPIGLATSFEKLAKEEGGRQSSMLDDHPASAERAQHIRDRMAADGLK, encoded by the coding sequence ATGAAGATGCGCCCAATTTTACTGAGCCTGAGCGTTGCTGCCCTACTGAGCGGTTGCCAGAATATGGATTCCAATGGCCTGCTGGCTTCCGGTGCGGAAGCATTTCAGGCGTACACACTCAGTGATGCTCAAGTCAAAGCACTGAGCGATAAATCCTGTGCCGAGCTGGACAGCAAAGCTTCTATCGCCCCAGCCAGCAGCGAGTATGCGCAACGCCTGAACAAAATAGCCTCAGCACTGGGCGACAACATCAACGGCATGCCGGTGAACTACAAGGTTTACGTCACCAAAGATGTGAATGCCTTTGCGATGGCCAACGGTTGTATTCGTGTATACAGCGGCCTGATGGACATGATGAACGATAACGAAGTCGAAGCGGTTATCGGCCACGAAATGGGTCACGTCGCACTGGGTCACGTGAAGAAAGGGATGCAAGTGGCGCTAGGCACTAATGCGGCGCGTGTTGCAGCAGCTTCAGCGGGAGGTGTGGTGGGCAGTTTGTCACAGTCACAGCTTGGCGATTTAGGTGAAAAACTGGTGAATGCACAGTTCTCCCAGCGCCAGGAGTCTGAAGCCGATGACTACTCGTATGATTTATTGAAAAAACGTGGGATTAACCCCATTGGTCTGGCGACCAGCTTTGAGAAATTAGCCAAAGAGGAAGGGGGTCGCCAAAGCTCAATGCTCGACGACCACCCGGCTTCTGCTGAACGTGCGCAACATATTCGCGACCGTATGGCTGCTGATGGGCTGAAATAA